In Drosophila santomea strain STO CAGO 1482 chromosome 3L, Prin_Dsan_1.1, whole genome shotgun sequence, a single window of DNA contains:
- the LOC120448743 gene encoding uncharacterized protein LOC120448743 — MKRSLWLSVSATLCLTFLQQVASEDVHSRAKRFLIFPRQAPTRHQFIAGIGIPADLEYESLTVGYVLKAEYYLPYNATVYRQNPLFPEYKPNNIDAQRKLFMKPTDLRWQLYQFIEHMLNGYGLNGHDCLLEAICEANNIKFAKDFSTAAEMLHLLLSPSSTLNSESSRALDFILAEKDGTRRDCSKYDCNTKIINWFSFVNKMNF; from the exons ATGAAGAGGTCTTTGTGGCTTTCAGTTAGTGCAACGCTTTGTTTGACTTTCTTGCAGCAAGTTGCATCTGAAGATGTGCACTCCAGAGCTAAACGTTTTTTGATATTTCCACGACAAGCGCCCACAAGACATCAG TTCATTGCCGGTATTGGTATTCCTGCCGATCTTGAGTACGAATCGCTCACTGTGGGCTATGTCCTGAAAGCGGAGTATTATCTGCCCTATAACGCAACCGTCTACAGGCAAAACCCCCTGTTTCCTGAATACAAACCAAACAACATAGACGCCCAacgaaaattatttatgaagcCCACAGATTTACGCTGGCAACTTTATCAATTTATCGAACACATGCTTAATGG aTATGGTTTAAATGGCCATGACTGTCTTTTGGAGGCGATATGCGAGGCTAATAATATCAAATTTGCCAAGGACTTTAGTACCGCCGCAGAAATGTTACACTTGCTTTTAAG TCCTTCTTCTACTTTAAACTCCGAGTCTAGTCGAGCTCTGGATTTTATTCTCGCGGAAAAAGATGGAACACGTAGGGATTGTTCAAAGTATGACTGCAATACAAAGATAATTAACTGGTTTTCGTTCGTCAACAAAATGAACTTTTGA